In one window of Gossypium hirsutum isolate 1008001.06 chromosome A01, Gossypium_hirsutum_v2.1, whole genome shotgun sequence DNA:
- the LOC107925445 gene encoding 3-ketoacyl-CoA synthase 6-like — MPHFSNSVKLKYVKLGYQYLVNHILTLTLIPVMAGVLIEVLRLGPAGIVSLWNSLHFDLVHILCSCFFIIFVATVYFMSKPRSIYLVDYACYKPPVTCRVPFATFMEHSRLNLSNNPKSVEFQMRILERSGLGEETCLPPAIHYIPPTPTMEAARGEAEIVIFSAMDSLFKKTGLKPKDVDILIVNCSLFSPTPSLSAMVINKYKLRSNIKSFNLSGMGCSAGLISIDLARDLLQVHPNSNAVVVSTEIITPNYYQGKERAMLLPNCLFRMGGAAILLSNRRSERWRAKYRLVHVVRTHKGADDKAYRCVFEEEDKEGNVGISLSKDLMAIAGEALKSNITTIGPLVLPASEQLLFLLTLIGRKIFNPKWKPYIPDFKQAFEHFCIHAGGRAVIDELQKNLQLSAEHVEASRMTLHRFGNTSSSSLWYEMSYIEAKGRMKKGDRVWQIAFGSGFKCNSAVWKCNRTIKTPKDGPWADCIQGYPAHIPEVVKL; from the coding sequence ATGCCACATTTTTCTAACTCTGTCAAGCTTAAGTATGTCAAGCTTGGCTACCAATATCTCGTCAATCATATTCTTACACTTACTCTTATACCTGTCATGGCTGGTGTTCTTATTGAGGTTCTTCGTTTAGGCCCTGCTGGGATTGTTAGTCTCTGGAATTCCCTTCATTTTGATCTTGTTCACATCTTGTGCTCTTGTTTCTTCATTATCTTTGTAGCCACTGTTTACTTCATGTCTAAGCCTAGAAGCATTTACCTTGTGGATTATGCATGCTACAAACCTCCTGTCACTTGTCGTGTTCCTTTTGCTACTTTCATGGAGCACTCGAGGCTGAACTTGAGCAACAACCCTAAGAGCGTTGAATTTCAGATGAGGATTCTAGAAAGGTCTGGTCTTGGTGAAGAGACTTGTTTACCTCCTGCTATTCATTATATTCCTCCAACTCCAACCATGGAAGCTGCTAGAGGCGAGGCTGAGATTGTTATATTCTCAGCTATGGATTCTTTGTTCAAGAAAACGGGGTTAAAACCTAAAGACGTTGATATTCTTATTGTCAACTGCAGTTTGTTTTCTCCTACGCCATCTTTGTCTGCTATGGTGATCAACAAATATAAGCTGAGGAGTAATATAAAGAGCTTTAATCTTTCAGGAATGGGGTGCAGTGCGGGGCTTATCTCCATTGATTTAGCTCGAGATCTTCTCCAAGTACACCCTAATTCTAATGCAGTTGTTGTCAGCACTGAGATCATCACTCCAAACTACTACCAAGGAAAAGAAAGAGCCATGCTCCTTCCCAACTGTCTTTTCCGCATGGGTGGCGCCGCAATCCTCTTGTCGAACCGTCGTTCCGAGAGGTGGCGTGCCAAGTATCGTCTTGTGCATGTTGTTCGAACCCATAAAGGTGCAGATGATAAAGCCTATCGATGCGTGTTCGAAGAAGAAGACAAAGAAGGCAATGTTGGGATATCTTTATCTAAAGATCTCATGGCTATTGCTGGAGAGGCTTTAAAATCTAACATTACCACTATTGGTCCTTTAGTTCTTCCAGCATCTGAGCAACTCCTATTTCTTCTCACACTCATTGGACGTAAAATCTTTAATCCCAAGTGGAAGCCATATATTCCAGACTTCAAGCAAGCGTTTGAACACTTCTGTATCCATGCTGGTGGACGAGCAGTCATAGATGAACTGCAAAAGAACCTGCAACTTTCAGCAGAGCACGTAGAGGCATCAAGGATGACATTGCATAGGTTTGGAAACACATCGTCTTCATCGCTGTGGTACGAGATGAGCTACATTGAGGCAAAGGGGAGGATGAAAAAAGGGGACAGGGTTTGGCAAATAGCTTTTGGAAGTGGATTCAAGTGTAACAGTGCAGTATGGAAGTGCAACAGAACCATCAAAACACCAAAAGATGGACCATGGGCGGATTGCATTCAGGGGTACCCAGCTCATATCCCTGAAGTTGTCAAGCTGTAG